One window of the Candidatus Delongbacteria bacterium genome contains the following:
- a CDS encoding MotA/TolQ/ExbB proton channel family protein, producing MKQFLLLFIDQFKMVSEYNSGSANPAYIFMFILAVIGFFSLALTIDKLIIIYKTRISENNYANPMLKYLELGEYDKAFIISKKRMLQGSPFALIVFRGLDSYVKSRDFDMLKEAMHEAKLEIYPKLRKRTDYILLLQSIATLIGLAGTIFGLIISFDAVSGENVKDASQVLASGISAAMGTTIGGLFIAIPALTLGSIAKLRINSLISRIEYYTLKVQYIIKRNK from the coding sequence ATGAAACAGTTTCTACTATTGTTTATAGATCAATTTAAAATGGTTAGTGAATATAATTCAGGTAGTGCTAATCCAGCATATATTTTTATGTTCATTTTGGCAGTTATTGGTTTCTTTTCCTTAGCCCTAACTATTGATAAATTAATAATTATTTACAAGACTAGAATTAGTGAAAACAACTATGCTAATCCAATGCTAAAATACCTTGAATTAGGAGAATATGATAAGGCTTTTATAATCTCAAAAAAGAGAATGCTGCAGGGCTCACCGTTCGCACTTATAGTTTTCAGAGGATTGGACAGCTATGTAAAGTCAAGAGATTTTGATATGTTAAAAGAAGCCATGCATGAAGCAAAACTTGAAATATATCCAAAATTAAGAAAAAGAACTGATTACATATTATTATTGCAAAGTATAGCTACACTTATTGGTTTAGCTGGAACAATTTTTGGACTTATTATATCATTTGATGCCGTTTCTGGTGAAAATGTAAAAGACGCTTCTCAGGTGTTAGCATCGGGAATAAGTGCAGCAATGGGTACAACAATTGGAGGTTTATTCATAGCGATACCAGCATTAACCCTTGGGTCTATTGCTAAGTTAAGAATTAATTCCTTAATCTCTAGAATTGAGTATTATACTTTGAAAGTTCAGTATATTATAAAAAGAAATAAATAA